A window from Oncorhynchus keta strain PuntledgeMale-10-30-2019 unplaced genomic scaffold, Oket_V2 Un_contig_23193_pilon_pilon, whole genome shotgun sequence encodes these proteins:
- the LOC127921702 gene encoding clumping factor B-like isoform X10 — protein sequence MEEVTQADMEEVTQADMEEVTQADMDEVTQADMEEVTQADMDEVTQADMEEVTQADMDEVTQADMEEVTQADMEEVTQADMEEVTQADMDEVTQADMDEVTQADMDEVTQADMDEVTQADIDEVTQADMEEVTQADIDEVTQADMEEVTQADIEEVTQADIDEVTQTDIDEVTQTDIDEVTQADIDEVTQADIDEVTQTDIDEVTQTDIDEVTQTDIDEVTQTDIDEVPQADIDEVTQTDIDEVTQTDIDEVTQTDIDEVTQTDIDEVTQTDIDEVTQTDIDEVPQADIDEVTQTDIDEVTQTDIDEVTQTDIDEVTQTDIDEVPQADIDEVTQTDIDEVTQTDIDEVTQTDIDEVTQTDIDEVTQTDIDEVTQTDIDEVTQADIDEVTQTDIDEVTQTDIDEVPQTDIDEVTQADIGTVLCCILTCCQRSSVFFL from the exons atggaggaggtcacacaggcagacatggaggaggtcacacaggcagacatggaggaggtcacacaggcagacatggatgaggtcacacaggcagacatggaggaggtcacacaggcagacatggatgaggtcacacaggcagacatggaggaggtcacacaggcagacatggatgaggtcacacaggcagacatggaggaggtcacacaggcagacatggaggaggtcacacaggcagacatggaggaggtcacacaggcagacatggatgaggtcacacaggcagacatggatgaggtcacacaggcagacatggatgag gtcacacaggcagacatggatgaggtcacacaggcagacattgatgaggtcacacaggcagacatggaggag gtcacacaggcagacattgatgaggtcacacaggcagacatggaggaggtcacacaggcagacattgaggaggtcacacaggcagacattgatgaggtcacacagacagacattgatgaggtcacacagacagacattgatgaggtcacacaggcagacattgatgaggtcacacaggcagacattgatgaggtcacacagacagacattgatgaggtcacacagacagacattgatgaggtcacacagacagacattgatgaggtcacacagacagacattgatgAGGTCCCACAGGCAGACATTGAtgaggtcacacagacagacattgatgaggtcacacagacagacattgatgaggtcacacagacagacattgatgaggtcacacagacagacattgatgaggtcacacagacagacattgatgaggtcacacagacagacattgatgAGGTCCCACAGGCAGACATTGAtgaggtcacacagacagacattgatgaggtcacacagacagacattgatgaggtcacacagacagacattgatgaggtcacacagacagacattgatgag GTCCCACAGGCAGACATTGAtgaggtcacacagacagacattgatgaggtcacacagacagacattgatgaggtcacacagacagacattgatgaggtcacacagacagacattgatgaggtcacacagacagacattgatgag gtcacacagacagacattgatgaggtcacacaggcagacattgatgaggtcacacagacagacattgatgaggtcacacagacagacattgatgaggtcccacagacagacattgatgaggtcacacaggcagacattggaactgtattgtgttgtattctgACCTGCTGCCAGAGAAGTTCTGTGTTCTTCCTTTAA
- the LOC127921702 gene encoding clumping factor A-like isoform X39 — protein MEEVTQADMEEVTQADMEEVTQADMDEVTQADMEEVTQADMDEVTQADMEEVTQADMDEVTQADMEEVTQADMEEVTQADMEEVTQADMEEVTQADIDEVTQTDIDEVTQTDIDEVTQADIDEVTQADIDEVTQTDIDEVTQTDIDEVTQTDIDEVTQTDIDEVPQADIDEVTQTDIDEVTQTDIDEVTQTDIDEVTQTDIDEVTQTDIDEVTQTDIDEVPQADIDEVTQTDIDEVTQTDIDEVTQTDIDEVTQTDIDEVPQADIDEVTQTDIDEVTQTDIDEVTQTDIDEVTQTDIDEVTQTDIDEVTQTDIDEVTQADIDEVTQTDIDEVTQTDIDEVPQTDIDEVTQADIGTVLCCILTCCQRSSVFFL, from the exons atggaggaggtcacacaggcagacatggaggaggtcacacaggcagacatggaggaggtcacacaggcagacatggatgaggtcacacaggcagacatggaggaggtcacacaggcagacatggatgaggtcacacaggcagacatggaggaggtcacacaggcagacatggatgaggtcacacaggcagacatggaggaggtcacacaggcagacatggaggaggtcacacaggcagacatggaggag gtcacacaggcagacatggaggaggtcacacaggcagacattgatgag gtcacacagacagacattgatgaggtcacacagacagacattgatgaggtcacacaggcagacattgatgaggtcacacaggcagacattgatgaggtcacacagacagacattgatgaggtcacacagacagacattgatgaggtcacacagacagacattgatgaggtcacacagacagacattgatgAGGTCCCACAGGCAGACATTGAtgaggtcacacagacagacattgatgaggtcacacagacagacattgatgaggtcacacagacagacattgatgaggtcacacagacagacattgatgaggtcacacagacagacattgatgaggtcacacagacagacattgatgAGGTCCCACAGGCAGACATTGAtgaggtcacacagacagacattgatgaggtcacacagacagacattgatgaggtcacacagacagacattgatgaggtcacacagacagacattgatgag GTCCCACAGGCAGACATTGAtgaggtcacacagacagacattgatgaggtcacacagacagacattgatgaggtcacacagacagacattgatgaggtcacacagacagacattgatgaggtcacacagacagacattgatgag gtcacacagacagacattgatgaggtcacacaggcagacattgatgaggtcacacagacagacattgatgaggtcacacagacagacattgatgaggtcccacagacagacattgatgaggtcacacaggcagacattggaactgtattgtgttgtattctgACCTGCTGCCAGAGAAGTTCTGTGTTCTTCCTTTAA
- the LOC127921702 gene encoding clumping factor A-like isoform X42 — protein MEEVTQADMEEVTQADMEEVTQADMDEVTQADMEEVTQADMDEVTQADMEEVTQADMDEVTQADMEEVTQADMEEVTQTDIDEVTQADIEEVTQADIDEVTQTDIDEVTQTDIDEVTQADIDEVTQADIDEVTQTDIDEVTQTDIDEVTQTDIDEVTQTDIDEVPQADIDEVTQTDIDEVTQTDIDEVTQTDIDEVTQTDIDEVTQTDIDEVTQTDIDEVPQADIDEVTQTDIDEVTQTDIDEVTQTDIDEVTQTDIDEVPQADIDEVTQTDIDEVTQTDIDEVTQTDIDEVTQTDIDEVTQTDIDEVTQTDIDEVTQADIDEVTQTDIDEVTQTDIDEVPQTDIDEVTQADIGTVLCCILTCCQRSSVFFL, from the exons atggaggaggtcacacaggcagacatggaggaggtcacacaggcagacatggaggaggtcacacaggcagacatggatgaggtcacacaggcagacatggaggaggtcacacaggcagacatggatgaggtcacacaggcagacatggaggaggtcacacaggcagacatggatgaggtcacacaggcagacatggaggaggtcacacaggcagacatggaggag gtcacacagacagacattgatgag gtcacacaggcagacattgaggaggtcacacaggcagacattgatgaggtcacacagacagacattgatgaggtcacacagacagacattgatgaggtcacacaggcagacattgatgaggtcacacaggcagacattgatgaggtcacacagacagacattgatgaggtcacacagacagacattgatgaggtcacacagacagacattgatgaggtcacacagacagacattgatgAGGTCCCACAGGCAGACATTGAtgaggtcacacagacagacattgatgaggtcacacagacagacattgatgaggtcacacagacagacattgatgaggtcacacagacagacattgatgaggtcacacagacagacattgatgaggtcacacagacagacattgatgAGGTCCCACAGGCAGACATTGAtgaggtcacacagacagacattgatgaggtcacacagacagacattgatgaggtcacacagacagacattgatgaggtcacacagacagacattgatgag GTCCCACAGGCAGACATTGAtgaggtcacacagacagacattgatgaggtcacacagacagacattgatgaggtcacacagacagacattgatgaggtcacacagacagacattgatgaggtcacacagacagacattgatgag gtcacacagacagacattgatgaggtcacacaggcagacattgatgaggtcacacagacagacattgatgaggtcacacagacagacattgatgaggtcccacagacagacattgatgaggtcacacaggcagacattggaactgtattgtgttgtattctgACCTGCTGCCAGAGAAGTTCTGTGTTCTTCCTTTAA
- the LOC127921702 gene encoding clumping factor B-like isoform X12 has protein sequence MEEVTQADMEEVTQADMEEVTQADMDEVTQADMEEVTQADMDEVTQADMEEVTQADMDEVTQADMEEVTQADMEEVTQADIDEVTQADIDEVTQADMDEVTQADMDEVTQADIDEVTQADMEEVTQADIDEVTQADMEEVTQADIEEVTQADIDEVTQTDIDEVTQTDIDEVTQADIDEVTQADIDEVTQTDIDEVTQTDIDEVTQTDIDEVTQTDIDEVPQADIDEVTQTDIDEVTQTDIDEVTQTDIDEVTQTDIDEVTQTDIDEVTQTDIDEVPQADIDEVTQTDIDEVTQTDIDEVTQTDIDEVTQTDIDEVPQADIDEVTQTDIDEVTQTDIDEVTQTDIDEVTQTDIDEVTQTDIDEVTQTDIDEVTQADIDEVTQTDIDEVTQTDIDEVPQTDIDEVTQADIGTVLCCILTCCQRSSVFFL, from the exons atggaggaggtcacacaggcagacatggaggaggtcacacaggcagacatggaggaggtcacacaggcagacatggatgaggtcacacaggcagacatggaggaggtcacacaggcagacatggatgaggtcacacaggcagacatggaggaggtcacacaggcagacatggatgaggtcacacaggcagacatggaggaggtcacacaggcagacatggaggag gtcacacaggcagacattgatgaggtcacacaggcagacattgatgaggtcacacaggcagacatggatgaggtcacacaggcagacatggatgaggtcacacaggcagacattgatgaggtcacacaggcagacatggaggag gtcacacaggcagacattgatgaggtcacacaggcagacatggaggaggtcacacaggcagacattgaggaggtcacacaggcagacattgatgaggtcacacagacagacattgatgaggtcacacagacagacattgatgaggtcacacaggcagacattgatgaggtcacacaggcagacattgatgaggtcacacagacagacattgatgaggtcacacagacagacattgatgaggtcacacagacagacattgatgaggtcacacagacagacattgatgAGGTCCCACAGGCAGACATTGAtgaggtcacacagacagacattgatgaggtcacacagacagacattgatgaggtcacacagacagacattgatgaggtcacacagacagacattgatgaggtcacacagacagacattgatgaggtcacacagacagacattgatgAGGTCCCACAGGCAGACATTGAtgaggtcacacagacagacattgatgaggtcacacagacagacattgatgaggtcacacagacagacattgatgaggtcacacagacagacattgatgag GTCCCACAGGCAGACATTGAtgaggtcacacagacagacattgatgaggtcacacagacagacattgatgaggtcacacagacagacattgatgaggtcacacagacagacattgatgaggtcacacagacagacattgatgag gtcacacagacagacattgatgaggtcacacaggcagacattgatgaggtcacacagacagacattgatgaggtcacacagacagacattgatgaggtcccacagacagacattgatgaggtcacacaggcagacattggaactgtattgtgttgtattctgACCTGCTGCCAGAGAAGTTCTGTGTTCTTCCTTTAA
- the LOC127921702 gene encoding clumping factor A-like isoform X33, with protein sequence MEEVTQADMEEVTQADMEEVTQADMDEVTQADMEEVTQADMDEVTQADMEEVTQADMDEVTQADMEEVTQADMEEVTQADIDEVTQADMDEVTQADIEEVTQADIDEVTQTDIDEVTQTDIDEVTQADIDEVTQADIDEVTQTDIDEVTQTDIDEVTQTDIDEVTQTDIDEVPQADIDEVTQTDIDEVTQTDIDEVTQTDIDEVTQTDIDEVTQTDIDEVTQTDIDEVPQADIDEVTQTDIDEVTQTDIDEVTQTDIDEVTQTDIDEVPQADIDEVTQTDIDEVTQTDIDEVTQTDIDEVTQTDIDEVTQTDIDEVTQTDIDEVTQADIDEVTQTDIDEVTQTDIDEVPQTDIDEVTQADIGTVLCCILTCCQRSSVFFL encoded by the exons atggaggaggtcacacaggcagacatggaggaggtcacacaggcagacatggaggaggtcacacaggcagacatggatgaggtcacacaggcagacatggaggaggtcacacaggcagacatggatgaggtcacacaggcagacatggaggaggtcacacaggcagacatggatgaggtcacacaggcagacatggaggaggtcacacaggcagacatggaggag GTCACACAGGCAGACATTGATGAGGTCACACAGGCAGACATGGATGAG gtcacacaggcagacattgaggaggtcacacaggcagacattgatgaggtcacacagacagacattgatgaggtcacacagacagacattgatgaggtcacacaggcagacattgatgaggtcacacaggcagacattgatgaggtcacacagacagacattgatgaggtcacacagacagacattgatgaggtcacacagacagacattgatgaggtcacacagacagacattgatgAGGTCCCACAGGCAGACATTGAtgaggtcacacagacagacattgatgaggtcacacagacagacattgatgaggtcacacagacagacattgatgaggtcacacagacagacattgatgaggtcacacagacagacattgatgaggtcacacagacagacattgatgAGGTCCCACAGGCAGACATTGAtgaggtcacacagacagacattgatgaggtcacacagacagacattgatgaggtcacacagacagacattgatgaggtcacacagacagacattgatgag GTCCCACAGGCAGACATTGAtgaggtcacacagacagacattgatgaggtcacacagacagacattgatgaggtcacacagacagacattgatgaggtcacacagacagacattgatgaggtcacacagacagacattgatgag gtcacacagacagacattgatgaggtcacacaggcagacattgatgaggtcacacagacagacattgatgaggtcacacagacagacattgatgaggtcccacagacagacattgatgaggtcacacaggcagacattggaactgtattgtgttgtattctgACCTGCTGCCAGAGAAGTTCTGTGTTCTTCCTTTAA
- the LOC127921702 gene encoding clumping factor A-like isoform X41: MEEVTQADMEEVTQADMEEVTQADMDEVTQADMEEVTQADMDEVTQADMEEVTQADMDEVTQADMEEVTQADMEEVTQADMEEVTQTDIDEVTQADIDEVTQTDIDEVTQTDIDEVTQADIDEVTQADIDEVTQTDIDEVTQTDIDEVTQTDIDEVTQTDIDEVPQADIDEVTQTDIDEVTQTDIDEVTQTDIDEVTQTDIDEVTQTDIDEVTQTDIDEVPQADIDEVTQTDIDEVTQTDIDEVTQTDIDEVTQTDIDEVPQADIDEVTQTDIDEVTQTDIDEVTQTDIDEVTQTDIDEVTQTDIDEVTQTDIDEVTQADIDEVTQTDIDEVTQTDIDEVPQTDIDEVTQADIGTVLCCILTCCQRSSVFFL, translated from the exons atggaggaggtcacacaggcagacatggaggaggtcacacaggcagacatggaggaggtcacacaggcagacatggatgaggtcacacaggcagacatggaggaggtcacacaggcagacatggatgaggtcacacaggcagacatggaggaggtcacacaggcagacatggatgaggtcacacaggcagacatggaggaggtcacacaggcagacatggaggaggtcacacaggcagacatggaggag gtcacacagacagacattgatgag gtcacacaggcagacattgatgaggtcacacagacagacattgatgaggtcacacagacagacattgatgaggtcacacaggcagacattgatgaggtcacacaggcagacattgatgaggtcacacagacagacattgatgaggtcacacagacagacattgatgaggtcacacagacagacattgatgaggtcacacagacagacattgatgAGGTCCCACAGGCAGACATTGAtgaggtcacacagacagacattgatgaggtcacacagacagacattgatgaggtcacacagacagacattgatgaggtcacacagacagacattgatgaggtcacacagacagacattgatgaggtcacacagacagacattgatgAGGTCCCACAGGCAGACATTGAtgaggtcacacagacagacattgatgaggtcacacagacagacattgatgaggtcacacagacagacattgatgaggtcacacagacagacattgatgag GTCCCACAGGCAGACATTGAtgaggtcacacagacagacattgatgaggtcacacagacagacattgatgaggtcacacagacagacattgatgaggtcacacagacagacattgatgaggtcacacagacagacattgatgag gtcacacagacagacattgatgaggtcacacaggcagacattgatgaggtcacacagacagacattgatgaggtcacacagacagacattgatgaggtcccacagacagacattgatgaggtcacacaggcagacattggaactgtattgtgttgtattctgACCTGCTGCCAGAGAAGTTCTGTGTTCTTCCTTTAA
- the LOC127921702 gene encoding clumping factor A-like isoform X11, which translates to MEEVTQADMEEVTQADMEEVTQADMDEVTQADMEEVTQADMDEVTQADMEEVTQADMDEVTQADMEEVTQADMEEVTQADMEEVTQADIDEVTQADMDEVTQADMDEVTQADIDEVTQADMEEVTQADIDEVTQADMEEVTQADIEEVTQADIDEVTQTDIDEVTQTDIDEVTQADIDEVTQADIDEVTQTDIDEVTQTDIDEVTQTDIDEVTQTDIDEVPQADIDEVTQTDIDEVTQTDIDEVTQTDIDEVTQTDIDEVTQTDIDEVTQTDIDEVPQADIDEVTQTDIDEVTQTDIDEVTQTDIDEVTQTDIDEVPQADIDEVTQTDIDEVTQTDIDEVTQTDIDEVTQTDIDEVTQTDIDEVTQTDIDEVTQADIDEVTQTDIDEVTQTDIDEVPQTDIDEVTQADIGTVLCCILTCCQRSSVFFL; encoded by the exons atggaggaggtcacacaggcagacatggaggaggtcacacaggcagacatggaggaggtcacacaggcagacatggatgaggtcacacaggcagacatggaggaggtcacacaggcagacatggatgaggtcacacaggcagacatggaggaggtcacacaggcagacatggatgaggtcacacaggcagacatggaggaggtcacacaggcagacatggaggaggtcacacaggcagacatggaggag gtcacacaggcagacattgatgaggtcacacaggcagacatggatgaggtcacacaggcagacatggatgaggtcacacaggcagacattgatgaggtcacacaggcagacatggaggag gtcacacaggcagacattgatgaggtcacacaggcagacatggaggaggtcacacaggcagacattgaggaggtcacacaggcagacattgatgaggtcacacagacagacattgatgaggtcacacagacagacattgatgaggtcacacaggcagacattgatgaggtcacacaggcagacattgatgaggtcacacagacagacattgatgaggtcacacagacagacattgatgaggtcacacagacagacattgatgaggtcacacagacagacattgatgAGGTCCCACAGGCAGACATTGAtgaggtcacacagacagacattgatgaggtcacacagacagacattgatgaggtcacacagacagacattgatgaggtcacacagacagacattgatgaggtcacacagacagacattgatgaggtcacacagacagacattgatgAGGTCCCACAGGCAGACATTGAtgaggtcacacagacagacattgatgaggtcacacagacagacattgatgaggtcacacagacagacattgatgaggtcacacagacagacattgatgag GTCCCACAGGCAGACATTGAtgaggtcacacagacagacattgatgaggtcacacagacagacattgatgaggtcacacagacagacattgatgaggtcacacagacagacattgatgaggtcacacagacagacattgatgag gtcacacagacagacattgatgaggtcacacaggcagacattgatgaggtcacacagacagacattgatgaggtcacacagacagacattgatgaggtcccacagacagacattgatgaggtcacacaggcagacattggaactgtattgtgttgtattctgACCTGCTGCCAGAGAAGTTCTGTGTTCTTCCTTTAA
- the LOC127921702 gene encoding clumping factor A-like isoform X31 produces MEEVTQADMEEVTQADMEEVTQADMDEVTQADMEEVTQADMDEVTQADMEEVTQADMDEVTQADMEEVTQADMEEVTQADMEEVTQADMEEVTQTDIDEVTQADIDEVTQTDIDEVTQTDIDEVTQADIDEVTQADIDEVTQTDIDEVTQTDIDEVTQTDIDEVTQTDIDEVPQADIDEVTQTDIDEVTQTDIDEVTQTDIDEVTQTDIDEVTQTDIDEVTQTDIDEVPQADIDEVTQTDIDEVTQTDIDEVTQTDIDEVTQTDIDEVPQADIDEVTQTDIDEVTQTDIDEVTQTDIDEVTQTDIDEVTQTDIDEVTQTDIDEVTQADIDEVTQTDIDEVTQTDIDEVPQTDIDEVTQADIGTVLCCILTCCQRSSVFFL; encoded by the exons atggaggaggtcacacaggcagacatggaggaggtcacacaggcagacatggaggaggtcacacaggcagacatggatgaggtcacacaggcagacatggaggaggtcacacaggcagacatggatgaggtcacacaggcagacatggaggaggtcacacaggcagacatggatgaggtcacacaggcagacatggaggaggtcacacaggcagacatggaggaggtcacacaggcagacatggaggag gtcacacaggcagacatggaggaggtcacacagacagacattgatgag gtcacacaggcagacattgatgaggtcacacagacagacattgatgaggtcacacagacagacattgatgaggtcacacaggcagacattgatgaggtcacacaggcagacattgatgaggtcacacagacagacattgatgaggtcacacagacagacattgatgaggtcacacagacagacattgatgaggtcacacagacagacattgatgAGGTCCCACAGGCAGACATTGAtgaggtcacacagacagacattgatgaggtcacacagacagacattgatgaggtcacacagacagacattgatgaggtcacacagacagacattgatgaggtcacacagacagacattgatgaggtcacacagacagacattgatgAGGTCCCACAGGCAGACATTGAtgaggtcacacagacagacattgatgaggtcacacagacagacattgatgaggtcacacagacagacattgatgaggtcacacagacagacattgatgag GTCCCACAGGCAGACATTGAtgaggtcacacagacagacattgatgaggtcacacagacagacattgatgaggtcacacagacagacattgatgaggtcacacagacagacattgatgaggtcacacagacagacattgatgag gtcacacagacagacattgatgaggtcacacaggcagacattgatgaggtcacacagacagacattgatgaggtcacacagacagacattgatgaggtcccacagacagacattgatgaggtcacacaggcagacattggaactgtattgtgttgtattctgACCTGCTGCCAGAGAAGTTCTGTGTTCTTCCTTTAA
- the LOC127921702 gene encoding clumping factor A-like isoform X34, which yields MEEVTQADMEEVTQADMEEVTQADMDEVTQADMEEVTQADMDEVTQADMEEVTQADMDEVTQADMEEVTQADMEEVTQADMEEVTQTDIDEVTQADIEEVTQADIDEVTQTDIDEVTQTDIDEVTQADIDEVTQADIDEVTQTDIDEVTQTDIDEVTQTDIDEVTQTDIDEVPQADIDEVTQTDIDEVTQTDIDEVTQTDIDEVTQTDIDEVTQTDIDEVTQTDIDEVPQADIDEVTQTDIDEVTQTDIDEVTQTDIDEVTQTDIDEVPQADIDEVTQTDIDEVTQTDIDEVTQTDIDEVTQTDIDEVTQTDIDEVTQTDIDEVTQADIDEVTQTDIDEVTQTDIDEVPQTDIDEVTQADIGTVLCCILTCCQRSSVFFL from the exons atggaggaggtcacacaggcagacatggaggaggtcacacaggcagacatggaggaggtcacacaggcagacatggatgaggtcacacaggcagacatggaggaggtcacacaggcagacatggatgaggtcacacaggcagacatggaggaggtcacacaggcagacatggatgaggtcacacaggcagacatggaggaggtcacacaggcagacatggaggaggtcacacaggcagacatggaggag gtcacacagacagacattgatgag gtcacacaggcagacattgaggaggtcacacaggcagacattgatgaggtcacacagacagacattgatgaggtcacacagacagacattgatgaggtcacacaggcagacattgatgaggtcacacaggcagacattgatgaggtcacacagacagacattgatgaggtcacacagacagacattgatgaggtcacacagacagacattgatgaggtcacacagacagacattgatgAGGTCCCACAGGCAGACATTGAtgaggtcacacagacagacattgatgaggtcacacagacagacattgatgaggtcacacagacagacattgatgaggtcacacagacagacattgatgaggtcacacagacagacattgatgaggtcacacagacagacattgatgAGGTCCCACAGGCAGACATTGAtgaggtcacacagacagacattgatgaggtcacacagacagacattgatgaggtcacacagacagacattgatgaggtcacacagacagacattgatgag GTCCCACAGGCAGACATTGAtgaggtcacacagacagacattgatgaggtcacacagacagacattgatgaggtcacacagacagacattgatgaggtcacacagacagacattgatgaggtcacacagacagacattgatgag gtcacacagacagacattgatgaggtcacacaggcagacattgatgaggtcacacagacagacattgatgaggtcacacagacagacattgatgaggtcccacagacagacattgatgaggtcacacaggcagacattggaactgtattgtgttgtattctgACCTGCTGCCAGAGAAGTTCTGTGTTCTTCCTTTAA